The Gemmatimonas sp. UBA7669 genome contains the following window.
ACTCGGCAAACAGGCGCTCGGCGGAGAGCGCCGGATACGCCGCTAAACGCTCGTGGATGAGCGGCTTGAACCGGTCCAACTTCTGCGGGCGCGGCACGGTCGTGCGTGTCGTCTCCGCCTCCACCACCCGCGTCAGCTGGCCGGTGGCAATCCAATGGTGGACCGTCCGGCGGCTCACCCCTAACTGCTCGGCAATGGCGCGTTTCCCGAGGCCCTGCTCCAACAAGTGCTGTAGTAACACGAGGGTATCCCTGCTGTACACCAGTCTCCTCCCCGACGGGAAGAGACCAAGGTCGCGTCGGCACGAGGCCCGCGGAGGGCCCCGCAGGAAAGCTCCCAGGTGTGCAATTCTTCTTGGTGATTCTGAGCAATTTCACATTGGTGATGACAGGGGTCCGCACCGCGCTCCCACTCAAGTCGGCGATGGTCACGGCGCCACTCAATGACCGCTGGCAGATCACGATCCCGCTCAGTGCGCGCGACGCGCTGGACCTGCAGCCGAGGGAACGTGTGGGATTCGTCGTCGACCGTGGCGTGCTGCGCGTCGTGAACGCCACGGCCTTGGAACGGATCGCGCTCGGCGCATGGGCCGGCGTGTTTGGCGTCGACTTCGAGGATTCCGTGGCGACCGAGCTGGCGTTCGACGACCGGCTTGCCGACCACGTGCAACGCCTGCTGGATCGCCGCGCCCTGTAGCGCCGGCGACGGACGGCGACCATGCGCTCCAGACGCGCTGCGCGCCCGACGCCGGGCGCTCGACATCACATGCGCTCGCGACGGCTGGCCTCGGGGACGGCGTGGATCTACGCCCTCCCCGAGGCGCGCGCTCTGATCGCGCGGGTCGAGCGCATCGTGCAGGAAAGCGGGAATGGGCAGCCCTTCGACGCGGTCGGTTGGCTCGCCGAGTGGCTCCGGCGCCCCGTCCCCGCGCTCGGCGGACGCGCCCCGCGTGCGATGATGGGGAGCGCGGAAGGCCGGGCTCACGTGTTTCGAGTCGTTGCACAGATGCAGTCGGGAGCCTACGGCTAGACCTGACCGTGTCCCGGCCCGCTCCGCCGCGCCGCGCCGCGCCGTCACGCCACTCGAAAGCTCGCCGTGTATGCCCACGCCGGCGCGCACCGGCCAAGGAGCCGGAATCCCGCGTGCTCCACGAGCTCGCACCGCGACCCGAAGTATGCGGTTAGAGGTCGCGTGCGGACGCACTATGCGCCACGTCGCGTCGGCGCACGAGTGGGATCATCCACCACAGCATGAAGATCGCGGCGGCAACTACCGCGCTGACCACGTCGGCCACGCGGGTACCGGCCACGTGGGTGAGTACGAAGTGCGTGGCGAGGACCAACGCGACCGAGAACGGGACCATGCCCGCCACCACCAGACGCGTCGATCCGCGCTTGAACCGGATGCGGTCGCTGAGCGGGGTCAAAATCCGGTGTTGCGCCGCCGGCGCACTGAAGAGCACGAGACTGACCAGCGCGCAGACGAAGAGCACGACGTAGAGGCGGCGGTGACCAGGCCCGACCCGCGCGAACCCTTCGCTGAAGGGGAGGACGATAAGGAACCCGGTGAGCACCTGCACGCCCTGCAGAAGCACGCGCAGCTCTTGTAGCAAATCCCCGAGATCGCCCGCGCCATCCCGGGCGGACTCGCGGTCCCTTTCCGCGGGCTCAGCGTTGCTGCTCACAGTCTCGGGCCGTGGGTTAGCATGTGCAAACACAACACACGCCACGGCTCATACTGACCCCCAGCGCCGTCTGGTTCACGTAGCCGGCTTCCCCAACTCCGTGGCTAAGCCCTCCACCGATTCCGCGATGGCGTCGACTTGGTGCAGCGCACCGTACGCGCGCTGGATCAGGACGAGCTCCACCAAGCCGTCGAGGATGTTCACATTGCTGGCCTCGAGTGCGCCTTGGCGGACGCCGGTCGCGTTGCGGTCGGGGAGTCGCGTCGCTGGCGGCACGAAGAGGCCACTCCCCTGGCGTTCGAGCACCACATCCCCCGGCGTGCGCTCTACACGAAGCCGGTCGACGATCCGCCCGTCCACACGCACCTGCCCAGCCCCGTCCACCCCAATGCTCCCGACGGGGGCACCCGAGGGAATGCGAATGCCGCCGCCCTCTCCGAGGAGCGCATTGCCATGCGCATCCACCACCGCCCCATCGGCGGTGAGCGAGAAGGACCCGCCCCGCGTGAGCCGCTCGCCCGCTGCGGTGTTGACCACGAAGAAGCCGGGCCCCTCAAGCGCCAAGTCGAGCGGACGACCCGTCGATTCCAGCGCGCCCGGCCGCAGGTCGGTCTGACTCTCTGCCACCGGCCCGGCATCGGCCGCCGCGCCCGCGAGCATCCGCGCGAAGACGTGCTCGCCCTTGAAGCCGGTCGTCGACGCGTTCGCCAAGTTGTTCGAGATGGCCTCCTGGCGACGCAAGATGACGCGTTTCGCAGCCGCGATCAGCTCATCGCCGCTCATGTGCGCTCCACAGACGGGATAAGTGTGCGCGCGCGTCCGCGCGCTCGGCCCACGGCGCGGCGCCGGCGCAGATCGTCCATCGTGCATGGGTGTGCATGTGGTCGAGCGCGCATGTCAGCGACCCTGGCGGCCGACGAAGGACCAGCGCTGTGTCGGGAAGGTCTTCCCGGTCCACGTCAGGCGCAGATGTGTGCGATCCGTCCCGCCGGTCGAGTCGAGCGTGACATAGCCGCATTCGCGATTGCGCCCTGGTTGCTGACTTACGCAGAGCACGGTGGTGCGCCCGGCCCGGCCCGGGTCCGCGGTCGACGTTCCTCCGGGCGCGTCCTCGATCCACCACCAGAGGCGTCCGCTGGACAGCGACCGCGGGCTCGCGGGGTTTCGCACACGCACCTCGACCCGATGCATAACCCCCTGGGCCCCCAGGGCCCACACTACCGAGTCCGGTGCAGTGCGGCCGGGCGCCAGCCGCTGTGGGGCGCTCCACTCCCCGATGAGCGTCGCCGGCCAGCGCCGCGTCGCGGCCTCGCTCCCCGCGCGTGGCCATCGCGTGCCGCATCCCGTTACGGCGACCGACGCGAGCACGGCGAGCATCGTCCAGCGCGCGGTCAGCGTGCGCGCGGTCAGCGTGCGCGCGGTCAGCGTGCGCGCGGTCACCGGGCGCGCGGTTACCGGGCGCGAGAACGGCGCTCGCGTGCGCCCCTGTCCCCGCCCTGCGCATGCCTGGGCACGCACGTCCCGTCGGCAGCTCATACCGGCCCCCGATAGCGCAGCAAGCGAAGCGCGTTCGCGATCACGATCAGTGTGCTGCCTTCGTGCGCGATGACGGCCGGGCCGATGCCCGCGACGCCGGTCACCGTCACGACGACGAGCCCCGCGATCACGCCGAGCGAGACGTACAGATTCTGGCGAATGACACGCCGCGCGGCCCGGGAGAGTCCGATGGCGAAGGGCAGGCGGCCAAGATCGTCCCCCATGAGCGCGACGTCGGCCGTCTCGAGCGCCGCGGCGGTTCCCGCGCCGCCCATCGCAATGCCCACGGTCGCATGCGCAAGCGCCGGTGCGTCGTTCACGCCGTCGCCCACCATGGCTACCGGCCCTTGGGCCGCGAGCTCGCGAATGGCCGTCACCTTGTCTTCGGGCAGCAGACCAGCGCGCACCTGGTCCACACCGACCGCCGTGCCCACCGCATTGCCGACACCCGCATTGTCGCCGGTCAGCATGATGATGCGCTGAATGCCGGCCGCGCGGAGCGCGACCAGCGTGTCGCGCGCATTCGCGCGCGGTTCGTCGGCGAGGCCCAACACGCCAAGGAATTCGGGCGTGTGACCGACGCGTCGAACGATCATCGTGCTGCGGCCCGCTTGCTCCAGGCGCGTGACCGCATCGCGCACGTCCTGCGGCACGACCACACCGGCGTCCTCGAACAGCAGCGCGCGGCCAATCTCCACCGGCGCGCCGCCCACCGGCGCGCGGACGCCGCGCGCCGTAATGGATTGCAGCTCGCCGGCATCGGGCAACGCGAGCTTGCGCGTCTCTGCCGCGCGCACAACGGCCTTTGCGAGCGGGTGCTGTGACCGCTGCTCCACCGCGGCCGCGTTGCCGAGGAGCAGCGTCTCATCGACGCCCGCCATCGGGACGATGTCCGTCACCGATGGTTCGCCGACGGTAATCGTGCCGGTCTTGTCGAGCGCCAGCGAGCGAATGGATCCCAGGGACTCGAGATACGCGCCGCCCTTGATCAACACGCCGTTGCGCGCAGCCTGCGCGATACCCGACAGCACCGCCGCGGGGGTGCCCAAGGCCAAGGCGCAGGGACTCGCGGCGACGAGGACGGCCATCGCCCGTGCGAACGCCTCAGGCCACGTGAGGAGCCCCAGGAGTGGCGGGACGACGATGAGGAGCACGTCGCCGATCAACACAACCGGCACAAAGATGCGAGCGAAGCGCTCGGTAAACTGCTGCGTCGGTGCCTTCTGCGTCTGCGCCTCAGACACGAGCTTGATGACCCGGTCGAGCGTGCGGTCGCCGATGGCGGCGGTCACGTCGATGACGAGTGCCCCTTCCCCGTTCACCGTGCCGGCGAAGACCGGATCGCCCGGCGCCTTATCGACCGGCACGCTCTCGCCCGTGATGGGCGCCTGGTTCACCCCGGAGCGGCCCTCGCGCACCGTCCCGTCGACGGGCACCCGTTCCGCGGGTTTCACCACGACCTGATCGCCCGGCTTCACGTCGGCAATCGGCAGCGTGACTTCGCGCTGCACCCCGTTCTCCTCACGCAGCACCGTCGCCTTGGAAGGCGCCAGCGTGCCGAGCGCCTTGATCGCGTTCCGTGCCCG
Protein-coding sequences here:
- a CDS encoding AbrB/MazE/SpoVT family DNA-binding domain-containing protein — protein: MVILSNFTLVMTGVRTALPLKSAMVTAPLNDRWQITIPLSARDALDLQPRERVGFVVDRGVLRVVNATALERIALGAWAGVFGVDFEDSVATELAFDDRLADHVQRLLDRRAL
- a CDS encoding MbcA/ParS/Xre antitoxin family protein, which produces MRSRRLASGTAWIYALPEARALIARVERIVQESGNGQPFDAVGWLAEWLRRPVPALGGRAPRAMMGSAEGRAHVFRVVAQMQSGAYG
- a CDS encoding DUF6328 family protein, producing MSSNAEPAERDRESARDGAGDLGDLLQELRVLLQGVQVLTGFLIVLPFSEGFARVGPGHRRLYVVLFVCALVSLVLFSAPAAQHRILTPLSDRIRFKRGSTRLVVAGMVPFSVALVLATHFVLTHVAGTRVADVVSAVVAAAIFMLWWMIPLVRRRDVAHSASARDL
- a CDS encoding flagellar hook-basal body protein, with product MSGDELIAAAKRVILRRQEAISNNLANASTTGFKGEHVFARMLAGAAADAGPVAESQTDLRPGALESTGRPLDLALEGPGFFVVNTAAGERLTRGGSFSLTADGAVVDAHGNALLGEGGGIRIPSGAPVGSIGVDGAGQVRVDGRIVDRLRVERTPGDVVLERQGSGLFVPPATRLPDRNATGVRQGALEASNVNILDGLVELVLIQRAYGALHQVDAIAESVEGLATELGKPAT
- a CDS encoding heavy metal translocating P-type ATPase; the encoded protein is MTRIDIPLLLPDVPDARDRCVARLTQLLGQRDGVVRVHVMLPGDVEPETASAVIVAGASSSSSSTRTATGREPRTVDTPVLCLHYDPARVTLNAVTALARAAGAEVTGQFAHLLVPIRAITSEDDAQRIESVLSDTPGITHVSVSLAGQVVRVEYDRGQTTPSAIGEQLRGAGAAPDLSALLPGVSARNSSADGRAPASAQARPASTGPTARDVDGGDRAGSNGARDAVADETLRSVPTPAAAGTRPMASGAASANGDAPTAAPELTQDRGDDDHGADVGEDAASDGAPRGWYARNRELAWSLASGVFLLGGWLLERSQAAAPGVSLALFIAAYVFGARDNVGHFLRDLRRGKFHFNIDLLMVVAAAGAAALGEWAEGALLLFLFSLGHALEHYALGRARNAIKALGTLAPSKATVLREENGVQREVTLPIADVKPGDQVVVKPAERVPVDGTVREGRSGVNQAPITGESVPVDKAPGDPVFAGTVNGEGALVIDVTAAIGDRTLDRVIKLVSEAQTQKAPTQQFTERFARIFVPVVLIGDVLLIVVPPLLGLLTWPEAFARAMAVLVAASPCALALGTPAAVLSGIAQAARNGVLIKGGAYLESLGSIRSLALDKTGTITVGEPSVTDIVPMAGVDETLLLGNAAAVEQRSQHPLAKAVVRAAETRKLALPDAGELQSITARGVRAPVGGAPVEIGRALLFEDAGVVVPQDVRDAVTRLEQAGRSTMIVRRVGHTPEFLGVLGLADEPRANARDTLVALRAAGIQRIIMLTGDNAGVGNAVGTAVGVDQVRAGLLPEDKVTAIRELAAQGPVAMVGDGVNDAPALAHATVGIAMGGAGTAAALETADVALMGDDLGRLPFAIGLSRAARRVIRQNLYVSLGVIAGLVVVTVTGVAGIGPAVIAHEGSTLIVIANALRLLRYRGPV